One region of Termitidicoccus mucosus genomic DNA includes:
- a CDS encoding DUF3526 domain-containing protein gives MSSRLLKWELRHLRADLAPWLLAALLAALTLFAVANGASHAHARRALQAEAQANTVALAREARAFAARLDAGEAEVAAFRDPRNPAGFGRFYLAGYAAKPPLSAGMLTVGQDDLYPSLFKVTYRSREQSLAGVGYDNPQHQLLGRFDAAFVVVYILPLLLLALTYNLLSGERERGTLSLLLLQRSSITGVMVARGAVAGGYVLGVFLLFASAAFAWAGGFSAGGGGRFALWAVLTVAYGVFWVALALAANARGGSSAANAVALAGAWLLFTLVVPATINVVAKTLGPAPSHLEFVGAQRDAESDARNRQSELLAAYFEDHPELASPDARSAGAPDPALVADAGYREQERLLAPVRARHAERIARQQKLVDALRFLSPALLVQAAFNDLGGSGPERHRLFVAQADAYHDTLRGYIQPLVLAKKTFTDFDGAPAFAFEDEPAGAAARRTLVPLVALFAASALIALGACRGLRSSQAGHPGAQREGPEHASAAAVSRRDRDPIRNYRNEKGHAG, from the coding sequence ATGTCCAGCCGTCTTTTGAAATGGGAACTCCGTCACCTGCGGGCCGACCTCGCTCCGTGGCTGCTCGCGGCCCTGCTCGCCGCGCTCACGCTTTTTGCCGTCGCCAACGGCGCGAGCCACGCTCACGCGCGTCGCGCGCTGCAGGCCGAGGCACAGGCCAACACGGTCGCGCTCGCCCGGGAAGCCCGCGCATTCGCGGCGAGGCTCGACGCCGGCGAGGCCGAAGTCGCCGCCTTCCGCGACCCGCGCAACCCGGCCGGCTTCGGTCGCTTCTACCTCGCCGGTTACGCCGCGAAGCCTCCGCTCTCCGCCGGCATGCTCACCGTCGGTCAGGACGATCTTTATCCATCGCTTTTCAAAGTCACCTATCGGTCGCGCGAGCAATCGCTCGCCGGGGTTGGGTATGACAATCCGCAGCACCAGTTACTCGGGCGTTTCGACGCGGCCTTCGTCGTGGTCTATATCCTGCCGCTGTTGCTGCTCGCGCTCACCTACAACCTGCTGTCCGGAGAGCGGGAGCGCGGCACGCTCTCCCTGCTGCTGCTCCAGCGATCCTCGATCACGGGCGTCATGGTGGCGCGTGGGGCCGTGGCGGGCGGATACGTTCTCGGCGTATTTTTGCTCTTCGCGTCCGCCGCGTTCGCGTGGGCCGGAGGATTCTCCGCAGGCGGAGGCGGACGTTTCGCCCTGTGGGCGGTCCTGACGGTCGCCTACGGCGTGTTCTGGGTGGCGTTGGCCCTCGCGGCGAACGCGCGCGGCGGCTCCTCTGCGGCCAACGCGGTTGCGCTGGCGGGCGCGTGGCTGCTGTTCACCCTCGTCGTCCCCGCGACGATCAACGTCGTGGCGAAGACACTCGGTCCGGCACCCTCGCACTTGGAGTTTGTCGGGGCGCAACGTGATGCGGAGTCCGACGCGCGCAACCGGCAAAGCGAGTTGCTCGCGGCATACTTCGAGGATCACCCCGAACTCGCGTCGCCGGACGCGCGGTCGGCGGGCGCGCCCGATCCCGCACTGGTGGCCGACGCCGGCTACCGCGAGCAGGAGCGCCTGCTCGCCCCGGTGCGCGCCCGCCACGCGGAGCGGATCGCGCGCCAGCAAAAGCTGGTTGACGCGCTGCGCTTCCTCTCGCCTGCGCTCCTCGTCCAGGCGGCCTTCAACGACCTCGGCGGCTCCGGGCCGGAACGCCACCGCCTGTTCGTTGCGCAGGCGGACGCGTATCACGACACGCTGCGCGGCTACATCCAGCCCTTGGTGCTGGCGAAAAAAACGTTCACCGATTTCGACGGCGCTCCGGCGTTTGCATTCGAGGACGAACCCGCCGGGGCGGCCGCGAGGCGGACGTTGGTCCCACTGGTTGCACTGTTTGCGGCGTCCGCGCTGATCGCCCTGGGGGCGTGTCGGGGGCTGCGGTCATCCCAGGCAGGCCATCCTGGCGCCCAACGCGAAGGTCCTGAACACGCATCTGCCGCAGCGGTGAGCCGCCGGGACAGAGATCCAATCAGAAACTATCGAAATGAAAAGGGACACGCCGGTTAA
- a CDS encoding DUF3526 domain-containing protein: MRFGAPDFHLAEQRRLEAELMGRFGVSRPEDLPVNSRGLFLQAGEEGNRVFDDVFGRLFDRIEAQNDLVRSLAWIAPFQAVRQVSQSLAGTDFAHHRDFIGAAEQHRRLLQRELNGDLIFNGPRDGSTYLADAGLWAKMPPFVYHPPSPSAALRAQSVSSLHSPSG, from the coding sequence ATGCGTTTCGGCGCGCCCGATTTTCACCTCGCCGAGCAGCGCAGACTGGAGGCGGAGCTGATGGGCCGCTTCGGTGTGTCTCGCCCGGAGGATTTGCCGGTCAATTCGCGCGGCCTCTTCCTTCAGGCGGGCGAGGAGGGAAACCGCGTCTTCGACGACGTGTTCGGGCGGCTGTTCGACCGCATCGAAGCGCAAAACGACCTCGTCCGCTCGCTCGCGTGGATCGCGCCCTTTCAGGCCGTGCGGCAGGTCTCGCAATCCCTCGCGGGCACCGATTTCGCGCACCACCGTGACTTCATCGGCGCCGCCGAACAGCACCGCCGCCTGCTTCAACGCGAGTTGAACGGTGACCTGATTTTCAACGGCCCGCGCGACGGCTCGACCTATCTGGCCGACGCCGGCCTGTGGGCGAAAATGCCCCCTTTCGTCTACCACCCACCGTCACCCTCTGCGGCGCTGCGCGCCCAGTCCGTCTCCTCCTTGCACTCGCCCTCTGGCTGA
- a CDS encoding ABC transporter permease, whose protein sequence is MITVIARHEFTATLRDGRFRLCAALVGLLLAAALLAGWSFQRDLAARRAAAVRHEHAHWIGQPDKNPHSAAHYGLHVFKPRLSPALLDPGIEPYVGSVVWLEAHNQNDFTGKPAEDATAAQRFGELTAVLVLQLLLPLLIIVNCFGTVAGERERGTLRQVFALGVSPARWLLGKMFGQAAALTLAVVPAVVVGSLAVWLAREGTLTSGTWLRLVLFAAVHLVYLAVFWPAHWQSRRSLEPRVPRLSSCSDYGRSTACCCRAPPSSWPRGFIR, encoded by the coding sequence ATGATCACCGTCATCGCCCGCCACGAATTCACCGCCACGCTCCGCGACGGACGCTTCCGCCTCTGCGCCGCCCTCGTGGGCCTGCTGCTCGCCGCCGCGCTCCTCGCGGGCTGGTCGTTCCAGCGCGACCTCGCCGCGCGCCGTGCCGCCGCCGTCCGCCACGAGCACGCACACTGGATCGGCCAGCCGGACAAAAACCCGCACTCCGCCGCTCATTACGGCCTCCACGTCTTCAAGCCCCGCCTCTCCCCTGCCCTGCTTGATCCCGGGATCGAACCCTATGTGGGCTCGGTCGTTTGGCTGGAGGCGCACAACCAGAACGACTTTACCGGCAAACCCGCCGAGGACGCCACCGCCGCGCAACGCTTCGGCGAGCTCACCGCCGTCCTCGTGCTGCAGCTCCTGCTCCCCCTGCTCATCATCGTGAACTGCTTCGGCACCGTGGCCGGCGAACGCGAGCGCGGAACGCTCCGGCAGGTATTCGCCCTCGGCGTTTCTCCCGCTCGCTGGCTGTTGGGCAAGATGTTCGGACAAGCCGCCGCGCTCACCCTCGCAGTGGTCCCCGCCGTTGTGGTGGGCTCGCTCGCCGTATGGCTCGCCCGCGAAGGCACGCTCACCAGCGGCACGTGGCTTCGCCTCGTGCTATTCGCCGCCGTGCATCTCGTCTATCTCGCAGTGTTCTGGCCGGCTCATTGGCAGTCTCGGCGCTCGCTCGAACCTCGCGTGCCTCGCTTGTCATCCTGCTCGGACTATGGACGCTCAACGGCCTGCTGCTGCCGCGCGCCGCCATCGAGCTGGCCGCGCGGCTTCATCCGCTGA